A genomic segment from Chlorogloeopsis sp. ULAP01 encodes:
- a CDS encoding 3'-5' exonuclease, translating to MSYNHRDFVKKSRGIIVVDEDKLNIYWQDPSPIKPWQPKIQLKPYQELSQIFVDIETAGINPFESRIYAIGCMDSRGYSTIFMDISEAKILTKFINHLNKRNPDVIFTYNGMAFDIPFIITRCNLHGIKHPFKVASKSRTIRTAQVRGEPLKIQEVFIRNSQHVDIYICVLRWDFIAKKLTNGRSLKKAVLDMRLRQNTRLVLPYEEILDCWKDGPNSKGWKRLKEYLVYDLEDTRLIANRLVPSYYYEALIVPEMNLQQLTLAGNGTKWERIFEHHYPGYKPKPDRKYKFQGGMAYSIPGLYRRVGYADISSMHPWAMLDKGICSIKDTERIGLSILQYLVNEKFRLEQLASAGDVAAKEKRESVKVLANSEFGFLGTSELAFNDMEAAALVTAYSRKVLKLMIEIITRHGGTPVEVDTDGVFFTHPNPEEVRSLLQFQLPEGITVKLEFIADAMFIPERGTKNYLLWLPDGKIITKGNWRNRDHSQLEKEFSIEYLALLIQNVSAAEDYYVHIKSQILSREYPKEKLAITRKIKEGEKEILKLGKPGDVVTYYYGISGITNISSNESYSRQYYLHLIEKKREEILKIAAPATLESNKRQLSLF from the coding sequence ATGAGTTATAACCACAGAGATTTTGTGAAAAAATCTAGAGGGATAATCGTTGTCGATGAAGACAAACTAAACATTTATTGGCAAGATCCCTCTCCAATAAAACCTTGGCAGCCTAAAATACAACTCAAGCCGTATCAGGAACTTTCACAAATATTTGTTGATATCGAAACAGCAGGAATAAACCCATTTGAAAGCCGTATTTATGCTATTGGTTGTATGGATTCAAGGGGATATTCTACTATTTTCATGGATATCTCAGAAGCTAAAATACTGACCAAATTTATCAACCATCTCAATAAAAGAAATCCAGATGTTATTTTCACATATAACGGGATGGCATTTGATATTCCATTTATTATTACTCGATGCAACTTGCACGGTATAAAACACCCATTTAAAGTTGCATCCAAATCTCGGACTATTCGTACCGCCCAAGTACGGGGCGAGCCACTAAAAATTCAGGAGGTGTTCATCCGAAATAGCCAACACGTAGACATTTATATCTGCGTTCTCAGGTGGGATTTCATAGCCAAAAAGCTAACTAACGGCAGATCGCTCAAAAAGGCTGTATTGGACATGAGACTACGCCAGAACACTAGGCTAGTTCTTCCCTATGAGGAAATCCTCGATTGTTGGAAAGATGGCCCCAACAGTAAGGGATGGAAACGTCTGAAAGAGTATCTTGTGTACGACCTCGAAGACACCCGGCTAATTGCGAATAGACTTGTACCCTCATACTATTACGAAGCACTAATTGTACCGGAAATGAATCTCCAGCAGCTAACACTTGCTGGTAATGGTACTAAATGGGAGCGAATATTTGAGCATCATTATCCAGGTTATAAACCAAAACCCGATCGCAAGTACAAATTTCAGGGAGGGATGGCTTACTCTATTCCTGGACTGTATAGAAGGGTTGGATATGCAGATATTAGCTCAATGCACCCTTGGGCAATGCTAGATAAGGGTATTTGCTCAATTAAGGATACAGAACGTATTGGGCTAAGTATCCTGCAATATTTAGTGAATGAAAAATTTAGGTTGGAACAACTTGCATCTGCTGGAGATGTTGCTGCTAAGGAAAAAAGAGAATCCGTCAAGGTTTTAGCTAACTCCGAGTTTGGATTCTTAGGCACCTCTGAACTCGCCTTCAATGATATGGAGGCTGCTGCATTAGTTACAGCCTACAGTCGAAAAGTACTCAAGCTAATGATTGAAATTATCACTCGGCACGGTGGTACTCCTGTGGAAGTTGACACTGATGGAGTGTTTTTCACCCATCCCAACCCAGAAGAGGTACGTAGTTTACTTCAATTTCAATTACCTGAAGGGATAACTGTCAAGCTAGAGTTTATCGCCGACGCTATGTTTATCCCTGAACGGGGAACCAAAAATTACCTTTTATGGCTTCCAGACGGGAAAATCATCACTAAAGGCAACTGGCGCAACCGCGATCACTCTCAACTGGAGAAAGAGTTTTCTATTGAGTATTTAGCCCTGCTAATTCAAAATGTATCAGCAGCAGAAGACTATTATGTACACATCAAATCCCAGATTTTATCAAGGGAATATCCAAAAGAAAAACTTGCAATCACACGCAAGATTAAAGAGGGCGAAAAAGAAATCCTCAAACTAGGGAAACCTGGAGATGTAGTAACTTACTATTACGGAATTAGCGGCATAACTAATATCAGCAGTAATGAAAGTTATTCACGTCAATACTATCTTCACTTGATTGAAAAAAAGCGAGAAGAAATCCTCAAAATAGCTGCTCCTGCAACACTAGAAAGTAACAAGCGTCAGTTATCTCTTTTCTAA
- the holA gene encoding DNA polymerase III subunit delta, which produces MPVYLYYGEDTYSLNQKINHLVNQNVHAEWKAFNYIKLSGNEKNIAGKVFTEVMTLPFGEGNKIVHTDSEHLIGSLSNEDNNQELENQLSRIPASNILLITSNKKPDSRRTVVKTILKYAQQEEFPLVPCWDKKGIVNLIGKYAAIHQVKLTPDVTDYLVEAIGNNTARADSEFAKLAVYASEKIIGFEEIKQLVSNHNTDYQKLTMAMLRNHSTLAITQVDKLLDSNEHPLKIVATLTSIFRTWLITKAGVEAKLSDMKIAEIAELKNPKRLYYLKDEIKFVGIQKLKNNLTLLLQIETELKSAPAYLFSNEVEGVGKGKTALAFANAILSRGSRSAMAKHLPSPKGDGQGTASAGESKHLDILQIKPTYTENTSQQKGVPAIRVEQVREVIEFLSTSAVEGKQKVVIIYEADMLNPTAANKLLKTLEEPKTGTFILISSYPQKLLPTIKSRCQIIPFQRLTDEEVISVLKDQQIEATEKILAISSGSPGQAIANIKMLASISQEITSQLEVPPDDILNALSLSNSISSWNHQTQLWLLTYLQYNWWQKLKSTKLLAKFTQARKQLLHHVTPRSVWDSLLLP; this is translated from the coding sequence ATGCCAGTATACCTATACTACGGCGAAGATACCTATTCGCTCAATCAAAAAATCAACCATTTAGTGAATCAAAATGTTCATGCTGAATGGAAAGCTTTTAACTACATCAAGCTATCTGGAAATGAGAAAAATATTGCTGGCAAGGTTTTTACTGAGGTTATGACTTTACCCTTTGGAGAGGGTAATAAAATTGTTCATACAGACAGCGAGCATTTAATTGGAAGTTTATCAAATGAGGATAATAACCAAGAACTTGAAAATCAACTTTCTCGAATACCTGCAAGTAACATTCTTTTAATTACTAGTAACAAAAAGCCAGATTCCCGTAGAACAGTAGTAAAAACTATCCTAAAATATGCTCAACAAGAAGAGTTTCCTCTCGTTCCTTGCTGGGATAAAAAGGGGATAGTTAATTTGATAGGGAAGTATGCAGCTATCCATCAAGTTAAACTTACACCGGATGTGACTGATTATCTAGTCGAAGCAATTGGCAATAACACTGCACGAGCCGATAGCGAATTTGCTAAACTTGCTGTCTATGCAAGTGAAAAAATTATTGGCTTTGAGGAAATAAAACAATTAGTTAGTAATCACAATACTGACTACCAAAAGCTTACTATGGCTATGTTAAGAAATCATTCAACCTTGGCAATAACGCAGGTGGATAAACTACTAGATAGTAATGAACATCCACTCAAAATAGTAGCAACGCTTACGTCAATTTTTCGCACTTGGCTAATAACTAAAGCTGGCGTAGAAGCTAAGTTATCTGATATGAAGATTGCAGAAATAGCCGAACTGAAAAACCCTAAAAGATTGTATTACCTCAAAGATGAAATCAAGTTTGTAGGCATTCAAAAACTGAAAAACAACCTTACCTTACTTTTACAAATCGAAACGGAACTCAAAAGCGCTCCCGCATACCTATTTAGCAACGAAGTTGAGGGAGTGGGCAAAGGAAAAACTGCTCTGGCATTCGCAAATGCAATACTCTCAAGAGGAAGTCGCTCCGCGATGGCGAAACACCTGCCTTCTCCTAAAGGAGACGGGCAAGGGACGGCGAGCGCAGGAGAATCTAAACATCTAGACATCTTACAAATTAAACCAACCTATACCGAAAACACCTCCCAGCAGAAAGGTGTACCTGCTATCCGAGTAGAACAGGTGCGCGAGGTAATTGAATTTCTCTCAACTAGTGCAGTTGAGGGCAAGCAAAAGGTGGTGATTATCTATGAAGCAGATATGCTCAACCCTACTGCCGCTAACAAACTTCTCAAGACGCTGGAAGAACCCAAAACTGGAACGTTTATTCTGATATCATCCTATCCTCAAAAACTATTACCCACTATCAAGAGTAGGTGTCAAATCATACCTTTCCAAAGGTTAACTGACGAGGAGGTTATTTCTGTCCTTAAAGACCAACAGATTGAGGCAACAGAAAAAATACTAGCTATCAGTTCCGGCAGTCCTGGTCAAGCGATCGCCAATATTAAAATGTTAGCTTCCATCTCACAAGAAATCACAAGTCAACTGGAAGTGCCTCCTGACGATATTCTCAACGCACTCAGTTTGAGTAACTCCATCTCAAGCTGGAATCACCAGACGCAGTTATGGTTGCTTACCTACCTGCAATACAACTGGTGGCAGAAATTAAAAAGCACTAAGCTACTAGCTAAATTCACCCAAGCAAGAAAGCAATTGCTGCATCACGTTACGCCCAGAAGTGTTTGGGATAGCCTACTTCTGCCATAA